One genomic segment of Salarias fasciatus chromosome 8, fSalaFa1.1, whole genome shotgun sequence includes these proteins:
- the LOC115393616 gene encoding protein Tob1-like yields the protein MQLEIQVALNFIISYLYNKLPRRRVNIFGEELERQLKKKYEGHWYPDKPYKGSGFRCIHVGEKVDPVVEQAAKESGLDIEDVRNNLPQDLSVWIDPFEVSYQIGEKGPVKVLYVDDNNENGSELDKEIKNSFNPEAQVFMPISDPVGGSSESSSPSPPFGQSAAVSPSFMPRSTQPLTFTTATFAATKFGSTKMKSSGRGNNNNNGGSGSGGSAAGGGSGSGGKVARTSPTNNLGLNVNTLLKQKAISTSMHSLYGLGLQQPPPPPHQKASALSPNAKEFVFPSLQGQPSPGAVFPPEGSLGLGPLQYNNAFDMFAAYGSLNDKSLMDGLNFSLSNMQYSNQQFQPVMAN from the coding sequence ATGCAGCTTGAAATTCAAGTAGCACTCAACTTTATCATTTCGTATCTGTACAACAAACTCCCCCGGCGACGTGTGAACATCTTCGGCGAAGAGCTTGAGAGGCAGCTGAAGAAAAAGTATGAAGGCCACTGGTACCCGGACAAGCCATACAAAGGGTCGGGGTTCCGGTGCATCCACGTAGGGGAGAAGGTGGACCCCGTGGTGGAGCAGGCGGCCAAAGAGAGCGGGCTGGACATCGAGGACGTCCGGAATAACCTCCCTCAGGACCTTAGCGTGTGGATTGACCCGTTCGAGGTGTCCTACCAGATCGGGGAGAAGGGGCCGGTCAAGGTGCTATACGTGGACGATAACAATGAGAACGGCTCGGAGCTGGACAAGGAGATCAAGAACAGCTTTAACCCCGAGGCCCAGGTCTTCATGCCCATCAGCGACCCGGTGGGGGGCTCCTCGGAGTCCAGCTCGCCGTCCCCGCCCTTCGGCCAGTCGGCCGCCGTCAGCCCGTCCTTCATGCCGCGCTCCACCCAGCCGCTGACCTTCACCACCGCCACCTTCGCCGCCACCAAGTTCGGCTCCaccaagatgaagagcagcggccgcggcaacaacaacaacaatggcggcagCGGCAGTGGAGGCAGCGCAGCAGGCGGAGGGAGTGGCAGCGGCGGCAAGGTGGCTCGCACCTCCCCCACCAACAACCTGGGTCTGAATGTCAACACCCTGCTGAAGCAGAAAGCCATCTCCACCTCCATGCACTCTCTGTACGGGCTGGgcctgcagcagccgccgccgccgccgcatcaGAAGGCCTCGGCGCTCTCCCCCAACGCCAAGGAGTTCGTGTTCCCCAGCCTGCAGGGCCAGCCCAGCCCCGGGGCCGTGTTCCCCCCGGAGGGCTCCCTGGGGCTCGGCCCCCTGCAGTACAACAATGCCTTCGACATGTTCGCAGCCTACGGAAGCCTCAACGACAAGTCCCTCATGGACGGCCTCAACTTCAGCCTGAGCAACATGCAGTATTCGAACCAGCAATTCCAGCCGGTCATGGCTAACTAA